Proteins encoded by one window of Castor canadensis chromosome 2, mCasCan1.hap1v2, whole genome shotgun sequence:
- the LOC109703043 gene encoding uncharacterized protein isoform X1 yields MNQFPKQNYHIPTTGELRRNMAFQDLVSFEDVAVDFTWEEWQDLDNAQRILYREVMLETYSSLVSLGQCITKPELIFMLEQGAEQWMEKEPPNQSPPDVQKGDVIIENSEESQGRHLWQAGITMNNTPRMERVILGHADHLTSSHISNLIVKNAGSLGVKPKQLNVCENRHCPSKPEGLYVGEKPYQCNQCGKYFVKKAYLTQHQIIHTVKKPYQCNQCGIAFHKKSYLTKHETLHTGEKPYKCSQCGKTFARKSYLTTHEKIHTGEKPYKCSQCHKTFVSKSKLVRHEMIHTGEKPYQCGKSFHLKYILDVHEIIHTRERPYQCNQCGRTFHLKSTLDRHEVIHTGERPYQCNQCGKAFGQKSHLTVHEMIHTGEKPYQCSQCGKTFHLKSTLDRHEVIHTGKRPYQCNECGKTFGQKSNLTQHERIHTGEKPYQCNQCGKSFHRKSILIVHELIHTGERPYQCNQCGKAFGQKSNLTVHEMIHTKDKPYQCNQCGKSFHLRSTLSAHEIIHTGERPYRCNQCGKTFRHQSSLTVHDRFHTGEKPYKCSQCHKAFVSKSQLTRHKIIHTGEKPYKCSQCHKAFVSKSQLTRHKIIHTGEKPYQCSQCEKSFHLKSILSRHEIIHTGERPYQCNQCGKTFCQKSSLTVHDRIHTGEKPYKCSQCHKTFVSKSQLTRHKIIHTGEKPYQCSQCGKSFHLKSVLIAHEIIHTGERPHQCHQCGKSFGRKSNLTKHEMIHIGEKQYKCSQCHKTFVSKSQLTRHKIIHSGRSPISVVRVESPFT; encoded by the exons AAGCAGAACTACCATATTCCAACTACTGGTGAGCTGAGAAGAAATATGGCATTCCAGGACTTGGTGTCATTTGAGGACGTGGCAGTGGACTTTACCTGGGAGGAATGGCAGGACCTGGACAATGCTCAGAGGATCCTGTACAGGGAGGTGATGCTGGAGACCTACAGCAGCCTGGTATCCTTGG GGCAATGCATCACCAAACCTGAGCTAATCTTCATGCTAGAGCAAGGAGCAGAGCAGTGGATGGAAAAAGAACCCCCAAACCAGAGCCCACCAG ATGTCCAGAAGGGGGATGTCATAATTGAGAACAGTGAGGAAAGTCAAGGCAGACATTTGTGGCAAGCTGGAATCACTATGAACAACACACCACGAATGGAGAGAGTTATATTAGGACATGCTGATCATTTGACTTCCAGCCATATTTCAAATCTGATTGTAAAGAATGCAGGCTCTTTAGGAGTGAAGCCCAAGCAGTTGAACGTATGCGAGAACAGACATTGCCCTAGTAAGCCTGAAGGGTTGTATGTTGGTGAAAAAccctatcagtgtaatcagtgtggaaaataCTTTGTAAAGAAGGCATACCTCACCCAGCATCAGATAATTCACACTGTgaagaagccctatcagtgtaatcagtgtggaaTAGCCTTTCACAAGAAGTCATATCTCACGAAGCATGAGACACTTCACACTGGGGAAAAGCCCTATAAGTGCAGTCAGTGTGGTAAAACCTTTGCCAGGAAGTCATACCTCACCACGCATGAGAagattcatactggagagaagccctataagTGTAGTCAGTGTCATAAAACCTTTGTCTCAAAGTCAAAACTCGTTAGGCATGAGAtgattcacactggggagaagccctatcagtgtggaaaatcctttcACTTGAAGTATATCCTCGATGTACATGAGATAATTCACACTAGGGAAAGGCCCTATCAATGTAATCAGTGTGGAAGAACCTTTCATCTGAAGTCAACACTTGATAGACATGAAGTAATTCACACTGGGGAAAGGCCCTATCaatgtaatcagtgtggaaaagcctttgGCCAGAAATCACACCTCACTGTACATGAGATGATTcatactggggagaagccctatcagtgtagtcagtgtggaaaaacctttcACCTGAAGTCAACCCTTGATAGACATGAGGTAATTCATACTGGGAAAAGGCCCTATCAATGTAACgagtgtggaaaaacctttggccAGAAATCAAACCTCACTCAGCATGAGAGAATTCATACTGGGGAGAAGCCTTATCAGTGTAATCAATGTGGAAAGTCCTTTCACCGGAAGTCAATCCTCATTGTACATGAGTTAATTCACACTGGGGAAAGGCCCTATCaatgtaatcagtgtggaaaagcctttgGTCAGAAATCAAACCTCACTGTGCATGAGATGATTCACACCAAGGAtaagccctatcagtgtaatcaATGTGGAAAGTCCTTTCACCTGAGGTCAACCCTCAGTGCACATGAGATAATTCACACTGGGGAAAGGCCCTATCGatgtaatcagtgtggaaaaacctttcGCCATCAATCAAGCCTTACTGTGCATGACAGAttccacactggggagaagccctataagTGCAGTCAGTGTCATAAAGCCTTTGTCTCAAAGTCACAACTCACTAGGCATAAGAttattcacactggggagaagccctataagTGCAGTCAGTGTCATAAAGCCTTTGTCTCAAAGTCACAACTCACTAGGCATAAGAttattcacactggagagaagccctatcagtgtagtCAGTGTGAAAAATCTTTTCACCTGAAGTCAATCCTCAGTAGACATGAGATAATTCATACCGGGGAAAGGCCCTATCaatgtaatcagtgtggaaaaaccttttGCCAGAAATCAAGCCTCACTGTGCATGAcagaattcacactggggagaagccctataagTGCAGTCAGTGTCATAAAACCTTTGTCTCAAAGTCACAACTCACTAGGCATAAGAttattcacactggggagaagccctatcaaTGTAGTCAGTGTGGAAAGTCCTTTCACCTGAAGTCAGTCCTCATTGCACATGAGATAATTCACACTGGGGAAAGGCCCCATCAATGCCAtcagtgtggaaaatcctttgGCCGGAAATCAAACCTCACTAAGCATGAGATGATTCACATTGGTGAGAAGCAATATAAGTGTAGTCAGTGTCATAAAACCTTTGTCTCAAAGTCACAACTCACTAGGCATAAGATTATTCACAGtgggagaagccctatcagtgtagtCAGAGTGGAAAGTCCTTTCACCTGA
- the LOC109703043 gene encoding uncharacterized protein isoform X3: MNQFPKQNYHIPTTGELRRNMAFQDLVSFEDVAVDFTWEEWQDLDNAQRILYREVMLETYSSLVSLDVQKGDVIIENSEESQGRHLWQAGITMNNTPRMERVILGHADHLTSSHISNLIVKNAGSLGVKPKQLNVCENRHCPSKPEGLYVGEKPYQCNQCGKYFVKKAYLTQHQIIHTVKKPYQCNQCGIAFHKKSYLTKHETLHTGEKPYKCSQCGKTFARKSYLTTHEKIHTGEKPYKCSQCHKTFVSKSKLVRHEMIHTGEKPYQCGKSFHLKYILDVHEIIHTRERPYQCNQCGRTFHLKSTLDRHEVIHTGERPYQCNQCGKAFGQKSHLTVHEMIHTGEKPYQCSQCGKTFHLKSTLDRHEVIHTGKRPYQCNECGKTFGQKSNLTQHERIHTGEKPYQCNQCGKSFHRKSILIVHELIHTGERPYQCNQCGKAFGQKSNLTVHEMIHTKDKPYQCNQCGKSFHLRSTLSAHEIIHTGERPYRCNQCGKTFRHQSSLTVHDRFHTGEKPYKCSQCHKAFVSKSQLTRHKIIHTGEKPYKCSQCHKAFVSKSQLTRHKIIHTGEKPYQCSQCEKSFHLKSILSRHEIIHTGERPYQCNQCGKTFCQKSSLTVHDRIHTGEKPYKCSQCHKTFVSKSQLTRHKIIHTGEKPYQCSQCGKSFHLKSVLIAHEIIHTGERPHQCHQCGKSFGRKSNLTKHEMIHIGEKQYKCSQCHKTFVSKSQLTRHKIIHSGRSPISVVRVESPFT; encoded by the exons AAGCAGAACTACCATATTCCAACTACTGGTGAGCTGAGAAGAAATATGGCATTCCAGGACTTGGTGTCATTTGAGGACGTGGCAGTGGACTTTACCTGGGAGGAATGGCAGGACCTGGACAATGCTCAGAGGATCCTGTACAGGGAGGTGATGCTGGAGACCTACAGCAGCCTGGTATCCTTGG ATGTCCAGAAGGGGGATGTCATAATTGAGAACAGTGAGGAAAGTCAAGGCAGACATTTGTGGCAAGCTGGAATCACTATGAACAACACACCACGAATGGAGAGAGTTATATTAGGACATGCTGATCATTTGACTTCCAGCCATATTTCAAATCTGATTGTAAAGAATGCAGGCTCTTTAGGAGTGAAGCCCAAGCAGTTGAACGTATGCGAGAACAGACATTGCCCTAGTAAGCCTGAAGGGTTGTATGTTGGTGAAAAAccctatcagtgtaatcagtgtggaaaataCTTTGTAAAGAAGGCATACCTCACCCAGCATCAGATAATTCACACTGTgaagaagccctatcagtgtaatcagtgtggaaTAGCCTTTCACAAGAAGTCATATCTCACGAAGCATGAGACACTTCACACTGGGGAAAAGCCCTATAAGTGCAGTCAGTGTGGTAAAACCTTTGCCAGGAAGTCATACCTCACCACGCATGAGAagattcatactggagagaagccctataagTGTAGTCAGTGTCATAAAACCTTTGTCTCAAAGTCAAAACTCGTTAGGCATGAGAtgattcacactggggagaagccctatcagtgtggaaaatcctttcACTTGAAGTATATCCTCGATGTACATGAGATAATTCACACTAGGGAAAGGCCCTATCAATGTAATCAGTGTGGAAGAACCTTTCATCTGAAGTCAACACTTGATAGACATGAAGTAATTCACACTGGGGAAAGGCCCTATCaatgtaatcagtgtggaaaagcctttgGCCAGAAATCACACCTCACTGTACATGAGATGATTcatactggggagaagccctatcagtgtagtcagtgtggaaaaacctttcACCTGAAGTCAACCCTTGATAGACATGAGGTAATTCATACTGGGAAAAGGCCCTATCAATGTAACgagtgtggaaaaacctttggccAGAAATCAAACCTCACTCAGCATGAGAGAATTCATACTGGGGAGAAGCCTTATCAGTGTAATCAATGTGGAAAGTCCTTTCACCGGAAGTCAATCCTCATTGTACATGAGTTAATTCACACTGGGGAAAGGCCCTATCaatgtaatcagtgtggaaaagcctttgGTCAGAAATCAAACCTCACTGTGCATGAGATGATTCACACCAAGGAtaagccctatcagtgtaatcaATGTGGAAAGTCCTTTCACCTGAGGTCAACCCTCAGTGCACATGAGATAATTCACACTGGGGAAAGGCCCTATCGatgtaatcagtgtggaaaaacctttcGCCATCAATCAAGCCTTACTGTGCATGACAGAttccacactggggagaagccctataagTGCAGTCAGTGTCATAAAGCCTTTGTCTCAAAGTCACAACTCACTAGGCATAAGAttattcacactggggagaagccctataagTGCAGTCAGTGTCATAAAGCCTTTGTCTCAAAGTCACAACTCACTAGGCATAAGAttattcacactggagagaagccctatcagtgtagtCAGTGTGAAAAATCTTTTCACCTGAAGTCAATCCTCAGTAGACATGAGATAATTCATACCGGGGAAAGGCCCTATCaatgtaatcagtgtggaaaaaccttttGCCAGAAATCAAGCCTCACTGTGCATGAcagaattcacactggggagaagccctataagTGCAGTCAGTGTCATAAAACCTTTGTCTCAAAGTCACAACTCACTAGGCATAAGAttattcacactggggagaagccctatcaaTGTAGTCAGTGTGGAAAGTCCTTTCACCTGAAGTCAGTCCTCATTGCACATGAGATAATTCACACTGGGGAAAGGCCCCATCAATGCCAtcagtgtggaaaatcctttgGCCGGAAATCAAACCTCACTAAGCATGAGATGATTCACATTGGTGAGAAGCAATATAAGTGTAGTCAGTGTCATAAAACCTTTGTCTCAAAGTCACAACTCACTAGGCATAAGATTATTCACAGtgggagaagccctatcagtgtagtCAGAGTGGAAAGTCCTTTCACCTGA
- the LOC109703043 gene encoding uncharacterized protein isoform X2: MAFQDLVSFEDVAVDFTWEEWQDLDNAQRILYREVMLETYSSLVSLGQCITKPELIFMLEQGAEQWMEKEPPNQSPPDVQKGDVIIENSEESQGRHLWQAGITMNNTPRMERVILGHADHLTSSHISNLIVKNAGSLGVKPKQLNVCENRHCPSKPEGLYVGEKPYQCNQCGKYFVKKAYLTQHQIIHTVKKPYQCNQCGIAFHKKSYLTKHETLHTGEKPYKCSQCGKTFARKSYLTTHEKIHTGEKPYKCSQCHKTFVSKSKLVRHEMIHTGEKPYQCGKSFHLKYILDVHEIIHTRERPYQCNQCGRTFHLKSTLDRHEVIHTGERPYQCNQCGKAFGQKSHLTVHEMIHTGEKPYQCSQCGKTFHLKSTLDRHEVIHTGKRPYQCNECGKTFGQKSNLTQHERIHTGEKPYQCNQCGKSFHRKSILIVHELIHTGERPYQCNQCGKAFGQKSNLTVHEMIHTKDKPYQCNQCGKSFHLRSTLSAHEIIHTGERPYRCNQCGKTFRHQSSLTVHDRFHTGEKPYKCSQCHKAFVSKSQLTRHKIIHTGEKPYKCSQCHKAFVSKSQLTRHKIIHTGEKPYQCSQCEKSFHLKSILSRHEIIHTGERPYQCNQCGKTFCQKSSLTVHDRIHTGEKPYKCSQCHKTFVSKSQLTRHKIIHTGEKPYQCSQCGKSFHLKSVLIAHEIIHTGERPHQCHQCGKSFGRKSNLTKHEMIHIGEKQYKCSQCHKTFVSKSQLTRHKIIHSGRSPISVVRVESPFT; the protein is encoded by the exons ATGGCATTCCAGGACTTGGTGTCATTTGAGGACGTGGCAGTGGACTTTACCTGGGAGGAATGGCAGGACCTGGACAATGCTCAGAGGATCCTGTACAGGGAGGTGATGCTGGAGACCTACAGCAGCCTGGTATCCTTGG GGCAATGCATCACCAAACCTGAGCTAATCTTCATGCTAGAGCAAGGAGCAGAGCAGTGGATGGAAAAAGAACCCCCAAACCAGAGCCCACCAG ATGTCCAGAAGGGGGATGTCATAATTGAGAACAGTGAGGAAAGTCAAGGCAGACATTTGTGGCAAGCTGGAATCACTATGAACAACACACCACGAATGGAGAGAGTTATATTAGGACATGCTGATCATTTGACTTCCAGCCATATTTCAAATCTGATTGTAAAGAATGCAGGCTCTTTAGGAGTGAAGCCCAAGCAGTTGAACGTATGCGAGAACAGACATTGCCCTAGTAAGCCTGAAGGGTTGTATGTTGGTGAAAAAccctatcagtgtaatcagtgtggaaaataCTTTGTAAAGAAGGCATACCTCACCCAGCATCAGATAATTCACACTGTgaagaagccctatcagtgtaatcagtgtggaaTAGCCTTTCACAAGAAGTCATATCTCACGAAGCATGAGACACTTCACACTGGGGAAAAGCCCTATAAGTGCAGTCAGTGTGGTAAAACCTTTGCCAGGAAGTCATACCTCACCACGCATGAGAagattcatactggagagaagccctataagTGTAGTCAGTGTCATAAAACCTTTGTCTCAAAGTCAAAACTCGTTAGGCATGAGAtgattcacactggggagaagccctatcagtgtggaaaatcctttcACTTGAAGTATATCCTCGATGTACATGAGATAATTCACACTAGGGAAAGGCCCTATCAATGTAATCAGTGTGGAAGAACCTTTCATCTGAAGTCAACACTTGATAGACATGAAGTAATTCACACTGGGGAAAGGCCCTATCaatgtaatcagtgtggaaaagcctttgGCCAGAAATCACACCTCACTGTACATGAGATGATTcatactggggagaagccctatcagtgtagtcagtgtggaaaaacctttcACCTGAAGTCAACCCTTGATAGACATGAGGTAATTCATACTGGGAAAAGGCCCTATCAATGTAACgagtgtggaaaaacctttggccAGAAATCAAACCTCACTCAGCATGAGAGAATTCATACTGGGGAGAAGCCTTATCAGTGTAATCAATGTGGAAAGTCCTTTCACCGGAAGTCAATCCTCATTGTACATGAGTTAATTCACACTGGGGAAAGGCCCTATCaatgtaatcagtgtggaaaagcctttgGTCAGAAATCAAACCTCACTGTGCATGAGATGATTCACACCAAGGAtaagccctatcagtgtaatcaATGTGGAAAGTCCTTTCACCTGAGGTCAACCCTCAGTGCACATGAGATAATTCACACTGGGGAAAGGCCCTATCGatgtaatcagtgtggaaaaacctttcGCCATCAATCAAGCCTTACTGTGCATGACAGAttccacactggggagaagccctataagTGCAGTCAGTGTCATAAAGCCTTTGTCTCAAAGTCACAACTCACTAGGCATAAGAttattcacactggggagaagccctataagTGCAGTCAGTGTCATAAAGCCTTTGTCTCAAAGTCACAACTCACTAGGCATAAGAttattcacactggagagaagccctatcagtgtagtCAGTGTGAAAAATCTTTTCACCTGAAGTCAATCCTCAGTAGACATGAGATAATTCATACCGGGGAAAGGCCCTATCaatgtaatcagtgtggaaaaaccttttGCCAGAAATCAAGCCTCACTGTGCATGAcagaattcacactggggagaagccctataagTGCAGTCAGTGTCATAAAACCTTTGTCTCAAAGTCACAACTCACTAGGCATAAGAttattcacactggggagaagccctatcaaTGTAGTCAGTGTGGAAAGTCCTTTCACCTGAAGTCAGTCCTCATTGCACATGAGATAATTCACACTGGGGAAAGGCCCCATCAATGCCAtcagtgtggaaaatcctttgGCCGGAAATCAAACCTCACTAAGCATGAGATGATTCACATTGGTGAGAAGCAATATAAGTGTAGTCAGTGTCATAAAACCTTTGTCTCAAAGTCACAACTCACTAGGCATAAGATTATTCACAGtgggagaagccctatcagtgtagtCAGAGTGGAAAGTCCTTTCACCTGA